The sequence caattatattttgtctaggatttagaaaaataaaatttctatcaaataattatttccagttaatattaactatttttaaaagttgcattttcaaaattcattgttttcaatatcattaatatttttacaatttttcttgttaattaaataattgttactatcatgtttatcattaatgttttaaattaaaaatactataaataaaaatttacattcTCTCTCGTCAGgatttttttaaaggaaaaaaaatcttaattggttaagattagaacagaaatttgtttttaaaaatctctttTTTGTAGAATTTTAGGAAAAGACGAAGTTTTTTATACACATtcacaatctaattttttaattgacacatgtcacaattatatcaggtgaaatatttgaagttaattttggtttttatttttttaacacaaaattattgaaagtaaaattatttttctatttttattttattaatacttttaaaaagaaattaattattttctaattagttttttcttttagatttttataaaactattttaattttaatataaaaaatatgtgtaattatttatttattttgtcttatacatacaaacacatatCCATCATATTCACACATAATCATGTACGACAacaacatcaaaattaaaaaattatgttgcatccagaaattaaaagaaaatctcAAGTAATATTTTTCATGTAAATACTATTGTGTCTTGTAGAAATTATATGTGgaagcttaaacctaaatatatatatgtgaaatataaatgtagttttttcaaaattcgtttttattatcttattatgtatatttttaattattatatatttaaatatatatcacaatattagaaagaaaattgttatcaaataatattttgcaattatcttttgattaggatttaaaaaaggaaaattactattaaataatatttataattactttttaatagaatttgtttttgttaatatcttattatacatatttttaattatgaggtaaattaacacatgtcacaatcctaaatatataattgacatgtgtcgcgatcatgttaattagcaactttgaaaaaccaagctttatataataagactctttttatttatttttgtaaaacgaAAATAGGAATCGTGGATTGAGAGGATGCTCCACGTGTCGTTAGTGGAAAACAAAGCCACCGGCTAGAGCCAGTAAAATCAATATCCACAGAACCGGCATATCCGGTTGTGTGGtcaatatattattgtatttttgtGGAAAAAAGAATAAACTGAGGGGGTTTAAGCCTTTGGTTCTGGTGTGGTTTTCTTTTCAAAGGGTtttatgtcttcttcttcttccttatttCTTTTCTAgaacacagagagagagagaacaaatCCTAAAATCTTCAAATTCTttctatatttcattttaattttctttcccATTGTATAACAATTGTTCTGAAACCAGATTTTTACTGGGCGATTTAGAGATTTTAGCAGACTGCGTGATCTATAATTAACTGGCTCGAGGATTAGGTGAGTTTTCATCACGATATTCATGATCTCGATCTGCTTCACATTTTTTTTGGTGAATTGTGATGgtaatttatttgaattttcgAAATAATAAGAAACTTTGCATTTTGCAGCAAGATCTGATCAGGAAGATCATGTTTATTGTTTGTTTAAACGACGTCGTATCTGTAGActattagtttaaaattaatcaCTCCTTGATCTTGGTGGAGATGATCATGAGACGACGTCGTATCTGTAAACTATTAGTCTAAAATTAATTACTTCTTCATCTTGGTGGAGATGATCATGAGACGACGTCGTATCATGTTTATTGTTTGTTTAAACGACGTCGTatctaatctttctttttttttgcaggttgcttTCTTACGTATAATGGTGATCAAGAGGAGGTTCAGTCATGTCTTTGATTTCTCCAGTATTCCCAAGGCTCCTCGTTCCACCAGGGTAACTAAAGATCCATGTGCTTCGTCTGTTATTCGTTTTTAACTTCACAATCTCAATGACTTGCTGTTTTTTCTAGAGGAAGGTATTATCAAGCAAGAACGATGGTGTTGTTGATGATATTCGGACCACTGCAATCGATCTGCTCGCTTCTCTAGCTGGGAAGCTGCTAGAAGAGAGCGAAAGCTCCTCAACTTCTTCCACCAATGCCTTTGTAGAGGGAAAGGGAAACATCATCAAGCAAGAAGAcgttgaagatgatgatgtcaAGCCTTGTGAATCCGAGCTTGCGTCAAAGTCCCCTCCTAGTGATATTACCAGTGAGACTCCTTTGGAGCAGACACGTGTTTCTGATTGTGAGAGAGGTCTTGGCTTGAAGCCGTGTTACAAGAAAGAGGATTGTGATGACATCACTGAGGAGACAGGTGTTGACATTGAAAAAAGAGAAGTAAAAACGCCACCTGGCACGGATGGTGTCCTCAACCAGTCTAAGTTAGTTTGCAGAGATGATGATGAAAACTATTGTAAGTACAATAGATTTAGTGACAGATGTAGGAGGTTTAATAGGCCTTTGACACGTGTTGGACATCGGAGGATGATGACAAAGTACGGGAGAGCAGTCCCTAGAGACACTAGAACAGGTTACTATCATGTCCTCTTTGATGCATCTTTTGTAGCTTCTGCTCTGTTTCTTAACTCCACTTGTGGATATATGTGTCTAGATGGCTGTTTACTGTACCGCAAGAGAAAGTTGTGTAATGGTTATAACCCATGGAAGCATGAGACGGTTCAGAGGAAGAGAAGATTGTCTGATGGAGGACTCAGTAGTGAAAGTGTTACCAATTCGCCTCAGAAGGGAGAATCAGGTACCTATCAGTCTCTATCCACATGGTTCATTCGCTGGCTGGAGTGGTGCTCATGTTATTTTCATTGTTTGCAGTAAAGTTGAGCATCAAGTCCTTTAGGATTCCGGAGCTCTTTATTGAAGTTCCGGATACAGCAACAGTAGGCTCACTGAAGGTATGTGCTTAAATGTCTCTATGTCGTTCTCTTTAGATGCTTTGGCTCTGCAGTGTACATGAACATAACATTAGTACACTTTTGGTTACAGAGGACGGTGATGGAGGCTGTAGCTGCTTTACTCGGTGATGGAATACGTATAGGGGTGTTAGTCCAAGGGAAGAAGATTAGAGATGACAGTAACACTCTATCTCAGACTGGTCTTT is a genomic window of Brassica napus cultivar Da-Ae chromosome A2, Da-Ae, whole genome shotgun sequence containing:
- the LOC106384478 gene encoding telomere repeat-binding protein 4-like, with the protein product MVIKRRFSHVFDFSSIPKAPRSTRRKVLSSKNDGVVDDIRTTAIDLLASLAGKLLEESESSSTSSTNAFVEGKGNIIKQEDVEDDDVKPCESELASKSPPSDITSETPLEQTRVSDCERGLGLKPCYKKEDCDDITEETGVDIEKREVKTPPGTDGVLNQSKLVCRDDDENYCKYNRFSDRCRRFNRPLTRVGHRRMMTKYGRAVPRDTRTDGCLLYRKRKLCNGYNPWKHETVQRKRRLSDGGLSSESVTNSPQKGESVKLSIKSFRIPELFIEVPDTATVGSLKRTVMEAVAALLGDGIRIGVLVQGKKIRDDSNTLSQTGLSCRENLSNLGFTLEPGHVPLCSESHVISTPTDSTNLSERSLDSRIPFHLQDADHVISSENCVENNQELVPYQSDISADEPSSDSRALVLVSALEPEALAIVPLNEKSKRTELSQRRTRRPFSVTEVEALVAAVEELGTGRWRDVKLRSFDDASHRTYVDLKDKWKTLVHTASISPQQRRGEPVPQELLDRVLAAHRCWSQHQLKQNGKLQAAATMVGSSM